In Salmo trutta chromosome 28, fSalTru1.1, whole genome shotgun sequence, one DNA window encodes the following:
- the LOC115166367 gene encoding PDZ domain-containing protein 4-like, which produces MGCRFSGQGQWADNGNGVKGRDLSHLSHREALQFRGDGYEQPVTTQIEGRHRRGRRRHHSQYPVSDCGTQTEQQSWEALRALGGVEEAGPGLGAYASGLYYDHMTLSPELYAANGYLPSVAYNLEDINRIEYDDDPEMMNNQPNNRNCLIDCCNTDNDEPSSFLSQSEYEGHWLDRPLNYLPLHELDSGLGCTDGSLHQGELSDPETEEGVEAPMSSPPGNTSRGSSPSSESLLSSELSDSGFHSVSTGEFRHFQKIIDGRIHNYRSRVMPREQRSKSRWDLESIPETLTCDPQAGRAADGVHTAMTHQCTMGSSSIQFRKARSPQLSRHGTGFAPRVAASSCRTEPCQRRALMLNQHSSEDLPSRSHTVHDLSDRRRASHPALSAGNTATGKYRHVNRQPPSSPNHLAVPTENSGTGQYNRGFNTDISEKRRCPLSDHVEGTWQGCVGDHRSSMASEEYNSEKQGLSKSPSKKQPGKEPADWRQFATLGHPHIGGDWPQADCPCGPLYSTLDGPSVRSRRGLSGNPRAVRNQLLKARASRLADERSEVTTDEEARGEAWAGRYWNRTERRRHLAWAREQRQRKLNRGAEGAGENGAGGTGVAGGLGGAGGPGGGCSTVLELSHRKQSRLRNHKLLDDWTTVEELLTHGTRVGQGDNILGHSPLLSVTTV; this is translated from the exons GTCAAAGGGCGTGACCTGTCCCATCTCAGCCACCGAGAGGCGTTGCAGTTCCGGGGGGACGGCTATGAGCAGCCAGTCACTACACAGATTGAGGGGAGGCACCGGCGAGGGAGAAGGCGTCATCACTCCCAGTACCCAGTGTCTGACTGCGGCACTCAGACGGAGCAGCAATCCTGGGAGGCTCTGAGGGCCCTAGGGGGGGTGGAGGAGGCCGGGCCTGGCCTCGGTGCCTACGCTTCTGG ACTTTACTATGATCACATGACCCTTTCACCAGAACTCTATGCAGCCAATGGATACCTCCCCAGTGTTGCCTACAATCTGGAGGACATTAACAGGATAGAGTATGATGAT GATCCAGAGATGATGAATAACCAGCCCAATAACAGGAACTGTCTGATTGACTGCTGTAACACTGATAATGATGAGCCTAGCAGCTTCCTGAGCCAG AGTGAATATGAGGGCCACTGGCTGGACAGGCCTCTGAATTACCTACCCCTCCACGAGCTTGACAGTGGCCTGGGCTGCACCGACGGCAGCCTCCACCAGGGGGAACTGTCCGAcccagagacagaggagggggtAGAGGCCCCTATGTCCTCTCCTCCAGGAAACACCAGCCGGGGAAGCTCTCCCTCCTCTGAGTCCCTCCTTTCGTCAGAGCTCAGTGACTCTGGCTTCCACAGCGTCAGCACAGGGGAGTTCCGCCACTTCCAGAAGATTATAGATGGGAGGATCCACAACTACCGGAGTCGCGTCATGCCCCGGGAACAGAGATCAAAGTCTCGCTGGGACCTGGAGTCCATCCCTGAGACCCTGACCTGTGACCCCCAGGCTGGCAGAGCCGCAGACGGAGTTCACACAGCCATGACCCACCAGTGCACCATGGGTAGTAGCTCCATTCAGTTCCGCAAAGCCAGGAGCCCCCAGCTGAGCAGGCATGGCACCGGGTTTGCTCCTAGGGTTGCTGCCTCCAGCTGCCGTACAGAACCCTGCCAGAGGAGAGCATTGATGCTGAACCAGCACTCTTCTGAGGACCTCCCCAGCCGCAGCCACACCGTGCATGACTTATCAGACAGGAGACGGGCCAGCCACCCAGCCCTGTCCGCTGGGAACACTGCCACAGGGAAATACAGACACGTAAACCGACAACCGCCCAGCAGCCCAAACCACCTAGCCGTGCCCACTGAGAACTCTGGCACAGGACAATACAACAGGGGGTTCAACACAGACATCAGTGAAAAGAGGAGATGTCCACTGAGTGACCATGTGGAAGGCACCTGGCAAGGATGTGTGGGTGACCACAGAAGCAGTATGGCCAGTGAGGAATATAACAGTGAGAAACAGGGTCTTTCCAAGAGTCCCTCAAAGAAACAGCCTGGGAAGGAGCCAGCAGACTGGCGTCAGTTTGCGACACTGGGACATCCTCACATTGGTGGGGACTGGCCCCAAGCAGACTGCCCCTGCGGTCCCCTCTATAGCACGCTGGATGGGCCCTCTGTCCGCTCCAGGAGGGGTCTCTCTGGGAATCCCCGGGCGGTGAGGAACCAGCTCCTGAAGGCACGGGCCTCTCGGCTGGCTGACGAGCGCAGTGAGGTCACCACGGACGAGGAGGCCCGCGGGGAGGCCTGGGCAGGCCGCTACTGGAACAGAACGGAGCGCCGGCGCCACCTGGCGTGGGCCCGGGAGCAGAGGCAGAGGAAGCTGAACCGTGGGGCTGAGGGGGCAGGGGAGAATGGggctggaggtacaggggttgcTGGGGGCCTTGGGGGTGCAGGGGGTCCTGGAGGAGGCTGCAGCACAGTGCTGGAGCTCAGCCACAGGAAGCAGAGCCGTCTGAGGAACCATAAACTGCTGGATGACTGGACCACAGTGGAGGAGCTGCTGACTCATGGGACAAGGGTGGGGCAGGGGGACAACATCCTCGGTCACAGCCCTCTGTTGTCTGTCACTACTGTATGA